The genomic DNA TGACATCCAGCGTGCGCAGCCGCTCCACAACGAGTCGACCGATCTGCCCCAGCGAAAGCAGCCCAACGGTCGTCCCGAATGTGCCGGGCACATTGTCGCGATCGTACGTTTCGTAGGTGTGTGTGTGGTTAAACCATGTGCTCCGAATCGGCTGATAGGCATGCTTCAGGCACATGATAACCTGCGCAAAAGTAAACTCCGCCACCGGCAAAGCATTTGCGCCCCAGGCGCTGAATAAACGAATGCCACTCTCCCAGAAAGCCCCAGTCGTGAATGCCTTGACCGAACCGGCCGCATAAAAAACCGCTTTCAAATTTGGAGTCTGCGCCAGGAAATCAGCATCGAGCACCGGCATACCCCACGTGCCAAAAATGTAGTCCGCCTCCGCAAATTCTGAAGCTGGCGGCGGTATCCGATTCACACGACGTGCCTTCGTAATGCTGAAACGCTCTTCCAGCATCGCGCATTCCTGCGGCCCGTAGACCACGTCTATTCGGTTATCAACTCCGGTGATGACAGCTTGTTGCATTCGGGGGACTATGACAAAACGCGGTAGGTATGCGAAGCCGGAAATGCGTTAATCGTAGTGAAATAGGTTGATTTATTCAGTCGGCAATACTGGCAAGACGCCCGCCAATGCACCCCAAGGCAGTTCGTGCGGGTGGACCCCCATCTTGGCCGACAACGCCGCCGCCAGGCCTGCTGCCTCGCCCATCGTTACAGCCTCCCCCGTCACCCGGTAACTCGCAAACGAAAGCCAATCTCCGCTAATGCAACGACCCGCCATCAAGAGACCATGGACATCCCGCGCGATCAGCGCCCGCAACGGGATGTCGTAGGGAATGACCTTCTGCGTCTTTAGACCCTTGCCCTTCTTGGGATCGCTGGAGTGGACATCCACATTGAAGCGCACACGACAAATGGCGTCCTCGTGCCGCTTGCCCGCCATGAGGTCATCGATCGTCACTTGGTAATGCCCTGTCAGGCGTCGCCCTTCGCGCACCCCGATGTGCTCGGCCGAAGCGACCAGAAACGCGCCCTTAAACGGCGAGCCCGCGCCATTCAGGCCGTCCACCACGCGATTTAGCTCGGCTCGCCCACGCATCGTCGCCTGGCTGACTTGACGCGCATTCGTGGCGTCGACCTTGTATTCGTGGTTGACCATCAGCGCCAGCAGGTTGTCCCGCACTTGGAAGAGCGTCGGGTGGCCATAGCTGGTTTCGATGTTCAGTTTGCGCAGCGTCTCGTGAAAGCGCGGATAGGCGTCGAGGTGGTTGTATTGCCCGCCGAAGAACGACACCTGGTCGCTCACTGCCGCCAAGTCCGGCACAGCAAACATGCCCATATAAGTCATCGGCTGCAGCGCGCCATTTTCCTCGGAGCCCATCTGGAAGGCATTGCCCGCCAGTGCGCCCAGATCACCGTCACCCGTGCAGTCAATAAACACCTTAGCGCGCCAGGCTTCGCGGCCGGATTTCGACTCCGTCACCACCGCCTCCAGCGCGCGCTCCTGGTTAACCGACGCCGCAACGACCCGCGTATGTAGGAGCACGTCGATACCGGCCTCCAGGCACATTTCGTCCAGCACGGCCTTCATCGATTCGACGTCGTAGGTGAAGTTTGTCATCGTCTCCCCATTGGCGAAGACGTACGCGCGGCGCTTGCCCAGGCGTTCCAGAATCTCACCGCCGAGGTCGGTTTTCTCGATATCAAAGACCCAGGTGAGAATACCCGCGGTCCACACACCCCCGAGGCAACCGTTGGACTCAATTAAAAGCACCTTGGCCCCTTGCCGGGCGGCGGCGACTGCCGCGGGCACACCAGCCGGCCCGGCGCCCGCAACGATGACGTCGTATTGGCCGGAAAAGGGCGTTTCTAAAGATTCTTTTAAGACGGGGGATACAGGGGTCTTCATTAAAAAGCAAAAATAGCCTAATTATTTTAGGCATTCAAGCTCCGAATGCCAATACGATCTAAAACCTCAATTCCGGATTATATCTTCAATTTATAATATTCTTGATTAACCATCCATTCTAAGGAATAACCTAATTTTATTAGGCAACCCATCATCACACCTCGAAGAAAGCATACCATGAAATACAAACTCACCCTACCCGCAACTTTCTCCATGCTGGCCGCGTCGATCTCCGCCCAGGCAACGGTCCTCGCCTATGAGGGCTTTGCGACAGACGCCAGTGGCTCCGGCACGAACTACGCTGAAAATGCCAACCTTGAAGGTGTTGACCAAACCCGTACCGGTTTCCAAAGCGCCTGGTTCAACGACTCCAACCAAACCTCAACCCGCAACGTGCGCGCGGAACTAGGCAACCTGACCTACGACGGCTTCCTGACCGGCACCCCCGGCGTGGGCGTCCCTTTCAACGATGGAACCGTGCAATCCACTTCTGTGCTCGGGCGCAGTCTCGACATCAGTAACGCGGCCGTGACGGATGGTTACTACGTCGCGCTGCTCATTGACTTCCAGGGCTCCGAGGGCGGTTTCACATTTTCAGGCGCATCTTCCGCCAACTCCTTTGTCCGCAATGGCGGCAATGTCTCCTGGTCGCCAGCGGGTGGATCAGCCACTGGAGGATTCACCGACACAGCGGCCAATCTGGGCATTAGTGACAGCCAGCCCAACTTGATCGTGGTTAAATACACCACGGATCAAGTCGGAGCCCCCAGTACGATTTACTCGCGCTGGAATCTGTGGATCAATCCCGATCTAACCGACGGCGAGCTGGGCACCGTGACCGCCACCGGCATGGGCATCGGCCTCTACAACGGTTCCTCCATCGAGGCCCCCAGCTCGTTCGGCATCAGTAATGCACGCATCAACAGCGGCTCATTCACCTACGTGGACGAAGTTTATTTCACCACAGAAGTCGCGGACTTCGTCCCCGAACCCGCAACCTACTTTCTAGTTGGCCTCACGGGTGCCGCGGCGCTCCTGATCCGACGCCGTCGATCGTAAGCCAGCGGTGCGTTTTTTGAGGCGCGGCAGGCAGCGTAACCGCCGCGCTTTTTCATGCCTGGCGCTCCCGGCCATCTCTGTCGTTTCAAATAAAAGCTTGTGAAACCAACCCACCCGTCCCGATGATCCGCAATGTGCCGAAAAAGCCCAAAGTGACGCTATCGGATGTCGCCAAAGAATCCGGCTATTCGACCTACACCGTCTCGTCCGTGATCAATGACAAGGGCGACATCGGTGCCGAAGCAACGGAGCGCGTGCTGGCGGCCGCCAAGCGCCTGGGTTACGGATACTATGGCACGCATGCCCGGCAGTTAGCGGTGCATTCCATTGGCATGGTTTTGCCCGATCCCGACTGCCTGCACGACGGCTTTTACAGCCGCGGCCTGTCTACTTTTCGCAAAGCGGCCTCCAACGCCGGCTACGACTGCAAGCTCTACACCGAAGCGGATTTCCTCGTAAAAAAGCTTCGCGAGCCGATCGCCGGGAACCACCCCCCGGCGCTCGACATGGAAGCCCTGGGCTGCAAAGGCCTCATCTTCTACTGCCCCTGGCTCGACTACGAATACACCGTGGCCAATTGCCTCAGCAAGGGCGTTGCAGTCGCGCTGATCCGCCGCAACATGGCGACCATGCCGGGGCTTTTCCTCGCGCTGGATCACGATGAAAATGGCATGCAGGCCCTCTTGGATTACCACGTAGGCCAGCACCGCAACCACCGCCTCGCCTTCGTTTACACCGGCGATATTCAACGCACTTTCGTGGACCGTCGCTACTTGGCCTTTACCGAATATTGCCAGACTCATCCTGCCGTTTCCGCCAGCATTAAGCTGCCAGAGATCGCCAAGAAAATCGACATCAAGGCGCTGGTTGACTTCATCCGCCAAGGAACCAAGCAGGGACAAACCTGCTCCGTTAGCTGCGCGACGGACGCTATTGCCAACCGCGTGATGACGCTGCTCTTCCAGCACGGCTTCCGCATCCCCGAGGACGTCCGCGTAACAGGCTATAACAACGACCCCATTGCCAGTGAGCTTTCACCTAGCCTCACCACGATGGAAATTCCCGTGGAGCGGATGGTTAAGGCAGCCTGCGATTACATCATCCAAAGTAGTAACGGTCTGCCCCCAACAAAATCCCGGCGTTTTAGCCATAAGCTGATTCAGCGCGACTCAGCATAGGCACCGCCTGCGCTTACGCCCGCCGCAGCGTGTGGAGCGTAATTTCTGGTCGGCAGTTAAAGCGCGCCGCCAAGCCACTGGCCCCCGCCCCGCGCGAAGTGTAGCCGTGCATGGCCCCAATTTGCCAAGCGCCTTTGAGGCGTTCACGCGGGCAGTCGGCATGCGTCACCAGCGCCCTCCCGCCCGGCAAACACATTTGCCCGCCATGCGTATGGCCGCAGAGCATGGCGTCGACGCGGCCACTCGCCGCCGCCTTTTCTGCAAAGGCCGGAGTGTGTGCCAGTAGCAGGGTTGTCGGGCGTAAACCGGCGGTCTGCGGAACATCCCGTAACGCGTGGGCAAGGTCATCGCTCTCGAAAAAATGCGGGTCGTCCACGCCTGCGAGCCATAGCTCCTCGCCATCACGCGTCAGCTTGACCGATTCGTTGAGCAGTAACCGGTGACCGGTGGACTCCAAATCCGCCACAAAGCCCAGCGAATCATGGTTACCTAAAATACCATAGTGCGGCACCGGGACCGCCGCATGGATCTTGCGTATCGGCTGAAACGCGGTGGACCACTTCCGGTGAGCGATCACGTAATCGCCGGTGTTCACGCAGAGATCGCACTCGACGGATTCCACAATCGCGAGCACGGCGGGCGTTAGCAATTCTGGTCGCAGATCGATGTGCAAATCCGCCAAATGCAGCACCCGATAGCCGTCGAAAGCGGTCGGCAGATTGGCGATTGGCATTTCCCGGCGGACTAGTTCGATATCGTGGAAGTTCGCCAGCCCACGCTGCATGAGCCCGGTCATATTCAGGCTAAAGCGCATCAGCCGATGCAGGATACGGCTACGGCGCTGGCGAGAGCTTTGTCGGCTGTTGGGCCGTTTACTTTCAGTCTCCACCGCAAAGCGACGCGCGAAGGCCGCCTGCCCCATGCGCTCTGCGTATCGCGTCAATGCCGCATCCTGTCGCTCATCGCTTATCATCCCGGTTGTCAGGAATCATCCGGCGGGCCGATGCCCACGCAACCGAAAAAGCCGCCTCCTAAATCGCAATGACTCGACTTTACAGCGCGCCTTTGCCGTGCCAAGGTGCCGGTATGGAAAACTCCCCCGCAGATGCACATTTTGACTCGATTGACAGCGCGCTGGCCGACGTCGCCAATGGCGTGCCCGTGATCGTGACCGACGACGAGTCCCGCGAAAACGAGGGAGACCTAGTCATTGCCGCCGCCAAGGCTACGCCGGAAAACATCAACATGATGATCCGCCACGCCCGCGGCCTGATCTGCGTGCCCACCATCGCCCCGCAGTTGCGCCGCCTCGGCATCCAGCGCATGGTGGCGGAAAACCGCGAATCGCACGGCACGGACTTCACCGTGAGCGTCGACGCCTCCGAGGGCATCACCACCGGCATCAGCGCTTACGACCGCTGCGCAACGATTAAGATTCTCGCCGATCCCAAGGCAACCTCCGACATGCTCGTGCAGCCCGGTCACGTCTTCCCACTCCAGGCGCGCCCGGGGGGCGTGCTCCAACGAGCTGGCCATACCGAGGCCGCCGTCGATCTGGCTCAACTGGCCGGCCTGCACCCCAGCGGCGTCATCTGCGAGATTCTTAATGAAGACGGCTCCCTGGCCCGCGTGCCCGACCTGATCGAATTTAAAAAAGAGCACGGGCTGAAGATGGTCTCCATCGCCCAGCTCATCCACTACCGGCACCAGCGGGACAAGCTCGTGGAGCGCGTTGCCCAGACGCAATTTGACAGCGAATACGGCGTCTTTGACCTGCATGTGTTCCGCAGCATGCTCGACGACCGCCAGCACATCGCGCTGACCCTCGGCAAGCTCGGCCCGGAGCCGACCCTCGTCCGCGTCCACAGTGAAAACCTGCTCGGCGATCTCTTTCGCGGCAAGGGCATGGGCGGTTTCAACTCGCTCAACTGCTCACTGGAGCGCATTGCCAACGAAGGCCATGGCGTGGTCGTTTACCTGGAGCAGCCCGGTGGCGGCGTAAAGGTGGAATCCGAGGCCGGCCAACTGGCCGTCCAGCGTCGCGGCATGGACTTCCGGGACTACGGTATCGGCGCGCAAATCCTTTCCGAGCTGGGCTTGGAAAAGATCCGTTTGCTCTCCTCAAGCGGCAAGCCACGCGTCGTCGCGCTCGACGGCTACGACTTGGAAATTGTCGAAATGGTCGGGCTCTAAAGAGCCTTCCCAAGCGGCCTACCGACGGCGGCGTACGTAAGTGATGCCCAACACTGCAACACCTAGCAGCATCGCGTAGGTCGAGGGCTCGGGAACGGGCGTCACGGTCAAGCGCGCAGCGGCCAAACCGGCCCAACCGCCTGAGCTGGCGTCATTCACGCGGACATCGAGCGTGCCAGCCCCACCAACGGTCAATCCGCCCATATTCATGTAGCGCGCGGCATCATTACCATCCTGTACTGCGCGGAAAACCTCGGTCTGCGTGTTGTTGCCTACCCAGTAGGTAGCAGAGGTGGCCGTGCCATCCTTTTCCAATACATTCAGCCCAAACCAGGATGTGCCGCCATCGAGAGAATACTCATAAAAGCCTTCGGAATTCGACGTGCTATTGCGCGACATCCACAGGTCAATATCTACCGTATCGCCCGGTGTCAGATTACCAAAAGTGATGGTAAAATCCGTGTCCGCACTGGTGCTGGTAAAGAAGTAGTCCGCAGCGGCGGCGGTATTGGCCAAAGAGCCATCCGTCGTCACCCACGAAGGGCCACCAGTGGCGTTATTAAAGGTGTTCGCATTACCATTGGTGGAGTCCGTCATCGTCCCCGAGTGGTTGAGCGTCAACCCCATGCCGGTGGAGCCAGTTGTATCCGAGATTAGGCTGCCATTCACACCGCTGGGAGCCGTGTAGGCATTCCACGCACTGGCACCGCCAGGGTAGCCGTTGGAGTTGGCCACGTTGTTAAAATCGATGAGGAACACATCTGCTTGGGCCGAAGCAGACAGCAAGGCAACGCTCACCAGAGAAACGGAAAAGAGCTTGGTGTAGGGCATAAAGTTACCCTACTTTTTCCAAACATCGCTGTAAAGTGCATTCAAGGTAGAATTTTACAACGGTGCGTCGTGCCGTGCGGAGGCTGATTTTCTTATCGCCAAAGCAAACATCGATGCCCACTGTCACCCCTTGCCCAATTGCCAGAATCATGAGCGAGCACCAAGCACAGTTTGAGGACCTGGACGCCAGCGACCTGTATTTTTCCATCATCGCAGCCCGTTACAACGGTGAGCTGATCGATGTGCTCATCCAGCGCGCCGTCGATACACTCGTTGAGCACGGAGCGAACCCGGAAAATATCGACATCAACCGCGTTCCCGGGTCCAACGAAATCCCGTATCTCGCCGGCATGCACGGCCTCACGGGGCAGTATGACTGCATCATTGGCCTCGGCGTCATCATCAAGGGCGGCACCGCGCATGACGAAGTCATTGCGCACTCCACGGCCAACGCCCTGCACACCGCCGCCATGAGCGCCGAAACGCCGATCATCAACGGCATCATCACCGCCAACACCGAGGAACAAGCCGTCGAACGCATCAAAGGCCCGATGGACCGCGGAGCCGAGTTTGCCCGCGCGGCGATTGAGATGGCCCGCCACAAACTGGAAGTCGTCGAGACCCTTGACGAGTTGGAGCAAGCCGAGTTCATCGAGGATTTTTCCATCGAGGACGACGATGATGACGACGACCTGAAACGACTTTTCCGCAAAAACTAGTTTTTACCGACCATGAGCGACCAGCCTTCCAGCAAGCCGCCCAGCGCCCGCCGCCAAAACCGCGTCGCCGCGATGCAGTTCCTATACATGTGCGAGTCCAACGACCCGCAAAACCTCGGCCAGGCCCTACGCCTGTTTTTCGAAAATCAGGAGAAGGAGCGCGACTTTTACTCCTTCGGCGAAGAGCTCGCCGCCGAGGCCTGGGAAAAACACGAGGATGTCGACAAGATCATCCGCGAATACGCGCTGAACTGGAAGTTTGACCGCATTGCCAAGGTCGATCTGGCCATCCTGCGCCTGGCGATTTTTGAGCTGGTTTACCGCCTGGACATCCCGCCGATCGTCACGATCAACGAGGCTATCGACCTAGCCAAGGAATACTCCGAGCCAGAGGCCCGCCGCTTCATCAACGGCATCCTCGACCGCTTCAAGGAAACGCTCCAACGCCCGCTGCGCTCCGCCGCAACGAAGTAGAAGCAAGCTGCCATGGCGATGAAATCGTTCCTCAGCCGATTCAACGAAGGCCTCAAGCGCACGACGCCCACCTTTTACAAGGCGTTCGGTAAAGTCGGTGGCGTGTTCAGCGGCAAAAAGCTGGATGACGACGCCATCGATGAGCTCGAAGAGGCCCTCTACGGCGCGGACTTCGGCGTCGAAACGGCGACCGAGATCATGGACGAAATTCAGGCCGCCTACAAGAAGGACAAGTCCCTTCGCGGGCAGGACGCCGCCGCGATCGGTGCCTCCGTGCTGCGCCGCGTGCTTGATGGCGCCGAGCCGCCGGAAAACTTTCTCAGTGGTGCCAAGCCAGAGGTGATCTGCCTGATCGGCGTCAATGGCTCCGGCAAAACGACCACCACCGCCAAGCTCGGCTGGCGCTTTACCGAGAATGGCCAGGGCGTCGTCCTCGGCGCGTGCGACACCTTCCGCGCCGCCGCCAATGAGCAGATCAAATCCTGGGCTGACCGCCTGAATCTGGACCTCATTACGAGCCATCACGGGGCCGACTCCGCCGCCGTCGCTTTCGATGCATGGCAGGCCGCCAAGTCCCGCGACCGCGAAGTGCTGATCCTCGACACCGCAGGCCGACTCCACACCAAAGGCAACCTGATGGAGGAGCTGAAGAAGATTCGCCGCGTCCTCCAAAAGAACGACGAGACAGCGCCGCACCACAGCTGGCTCGTGCTCGACGGCTCCATTGGCTCCAACTCCATCGAGCAGGCACGCAAGTTTCACGAAGCCTTCGGTCTGACGGGCCTGATCATCACCAAGCTCGACGGCACCAGCCGCGGCGGTGCGCTGGTCGGCATCTACCGCGAGCTCAAGCTGCCGATCTATTTCGTGGGCCTCGGCGAGCAAAAGGAAGACCTCCAGCCGTTCAGCGTCGATAACTACGTCAACGCGATCTTCGGGCTGGTGTAGCCGTAGCGTAGGCGTCCCGCCTGTGCGCTACTAAACGATTTCGAATAGTCGGAATGTTCACAGGCGAGACGCCTGTGCTACGAAATCTCCTTCGTGAGTTGCCACGGAATGACGCACGGGTATTTTATTGGCATGGCAACTGATTATCTCCGCATCGCAATCGTCACCGGCGCAACCTCCGGCATTGGCGAGGCAACCGCAAAAGCATTTGTCGAGGCTGGCTACGGCGTCGTCGGCACAGGCCGCACGGCGGACAAGCTGACCGCGCTTGAGAACGAGCTCGGCTCCAGCTTTGTCGGGCTCGCGGGCGATGGTGCTGACCCAGAGTTGATCGACGGCCTCTTCGCGCTGGCCAAGGAGAAATTTGGCCGCGACGCGGACGCCGTGATCGTCAACGCCGGTCGCGGTTTGGGCGGTTCGGTGAAGGATGCCGATCTGTCCGAGTTCGAGGACATGATACGCATCAACGTTACCGGAGCGATTCGCATCATGCAGAAGGCGGCGCAGCTCATGGCCGAGCGACAGAAGGAACATTTCCCGAAAAAAGCGGCAGACATCGTGGTGATCGGCTCCGTGGTCGGCCGACAGGTTTCACCGTTCAGCGCGGTCTATGGCGGGTCGAAGTTTGCCCTACACTCGATGGCCGAGGGCCTCCGCCGCGAGGTCGGCCCACTGGGCGTGCGCGTGACAACCGTAGCGCCAGGCATCGTGATCAGTGGTTTTCAGGAAGTAGCCGGCTACAGCGATGACATGCTCAAGAACTTCGAGAAAAAGTTTTCTCCCATGCTCGTGGGCAAGGACATCGCCGACGCGATCCAGCATGTCGTCTCACTGCCGCCCCACGTTCACATGAGCGACATCGTGGTCCGCCCGACGCGTCAGGACTACCCGTAACCTACAGCCCCGCGCGCTTTAGCGCAGCGAGCGTCCACTGGTATTCCGCGATGATCTGCTGATCGACGTTATTCTTGTGCAGGGCCTTGGGCAGCACGTCCCACGTGTAGGTTTCCATTTCCAGATGGCGACACAGCCCCGGGTGCGCGGCCAGCCAAGCCAGCGTTCCCTCCAAATGATCGCGGGTCGACTTGAGCGGTGCGGCTGGCTCTTCGCTCAGCGGGATGTGAAAATGCACGCGCCACTCCTCGCCAATATCATCCGACTTTTCGGCAATCTCCAGCGCTTCCGGGAGGTCCTTCAGCCGGCGCAACTCATCACCGCATTTGATAATTACCTGATGTAGATACGTGTCCTCGTTAAAGGCGCGCAAGGTCTCCCATGCCCCCTTGCGCGGGTCGATTCTCAACGCTGAGCTCAGGTGAATTTTGCTCAGGCGGATGTTGGCATCGGCCAGGCGATTCAACGCGTCGGCGGGCTGCTCGTATTCAACCGCCAGATGGCAGGTGTCGTAATTAACGCCCACGTAAGGCTGCATCCAGTCGCCATGGCTATCCCACAGCGCAAGCATGAAGTCTACTGTTTCGGCCGAGGTCTCAAACAGCCCGAGCGGCTCCGGCTCCAACCCAAGGTGCAAATCCTTGCCAACGCGGTGCGCGAGGTCGGCCACGTGACGCGCGCAGTTGGTGAGGTTGCGGCGCATCGCACGCAGGTCTTCCGTTTGCAAATCGAACTCTTTGAACGAGCCCGGCAAAGTGCTCACACTCCCCTCACTCACATCGTCGGGCAGCAGCTCGGCAAGGATGTCGAAAAGGCGGTTGGTGTAGTCCATGCGCTCGGTGGTCGACCAGTCCGGGCGATAGACATTCTCCTTCACCCGCGCACCATGAAAGTCGCCATACGGGAATCCGTTAATCGTAAAGACATACGCATCGACCTCGTCCAACCAGTGACGAAATGCAGTCATCGCTGTGCCGCTTAGCTCATTGGCCGCGCGCGCGCTCAAGCGCAAACCAATGCCATAACGATCATCCGGCGAAACGGCTTTCTTGATGACCGGCACGTGCTGCTTGAGCTGCGCAAAAGTTTCGTCCCACGACTCCGCTGCATGGATGTTCGTGCAATAGCCAAGGTGCCTGTCGTCGCCGATGTCCATTACTCAGTCACGTTGAACTTATCGCACTGGCTCAGGAACCGGCAAGGGTTCTTAAACAGAAAGTCATCCAGCTCCGCCTCACTGAAGCCACGTGCGCGCAGTTCCATCGCCAGCTTCGGCACGGCCAGCGGATCACTGGGGCCCCAGTCGCATGCGGAGTTCACCCACAGCCGCTCGCGGCCGTGCATTTCCAGGATGTCCGCCGCCCTCGCCGGTGTGCACTTTGACACCGGGTAAAGCGTGATACCGGCCCAAAATCCGGCGTCCAACACCTCGCGCACCGTATGCTCCTCCACGTGATCAATGATCACGCGCTCAGGCTTGATCCGCGAGTCACTTTGCAATGCTGAGAGAATCAGGCGCGTGCCCTTCAATTTGTCTTCCAAATGCGGCGTGTGCACGAGGATCAACTGATCATGCTGCGCTGCCAAGTCGATATGCTCTTCGAGAATCCGCAGTTCGCTGCGCGTATTTTTATTGAGCCCGATCTCGCCAATGCCGAGCACGTTGTCCTTCGGTAAAAACTCCGGAATCAGCGCCATTACCTCGCGCGCAAAGCCGACATCTTCCGCTTCCTTCGGGTTGATGCACAGCCAGCAAAAATGCGGCAGGTGATACTTCGCGGCGCGGCGCGGCTCATACTCCGTCAGTTGCAAATAGTAGTCGTAAAATCCCTGCGGAGACGAGCGGTCGAAGCCCGCCCAAAACGCCGGCTCGCACACCGCGCGGCAACCGGCCAACACGAGGCGCTCGTAATCATCGGTGACACGGCTCACCATGTGCGCATGTGGTTCGATGTATCGCATGACAGCTTACCCTTTCGGCTCCCAAGCACCAGCCGCTGGCTTGCCCGCCTGCGGTGCCGGTTCACTGGTGGGATCACTCATCGCGCGTAAGAAAGCTTCGGCACGGCCAACTTGCTTTGCATCACAAAGTTCACGCATGGCCTGCTTAAGCGCGGCGACCCGGTAGTCATCCGCGCGGCCATAACGCTCGGCGCGATCGAGAAACGCCGCCACTTCGAGCAGCTTGCCCCGAGCCTCCAGGAAGCCTCGATCCACGATGTCGTCTGGTGCCGGCATGTTAGAGGTCCGGGTAGATTTTGTTGAGCGCGAGCAGCGTATAGGCCGTGACCAAATTAGGGTCCTGTTCCATCCAGCGCCCATTGGCATTTTGCCAACTGCCGTCTTCCTTTTGAATTTCGAGCAATCGCACGGTCAGCGCTTCACGCCAATTCACGGGACCCTGGGTCTGGGTGTCCAGTGTGGTGATGCCCGCGGCATCCAAGCCAATGCCCATCGTCATGTAATAATAAAATAAGCCCTGCTGATCCATGCCGGGATTTTCGGTAAGCGTAAAATGCTCCTGCAACCACTCCAACACTCCCAGCACGCGCGGGTCGTCCTGCGACAAGTCAGCATAGGTGTAGCTCATCAGGC from Cerasicoccus sp. TK19100 includes the following:
- the nusB gene encoding transcription antitermination factor NusB, producing the protein MSDQPSSKPPSARRQNRVAAMQFLYMCESNDPQNLGQALRLFFENQEKERDFYSFGEELAAEAWEKHEDVDKIIREYALNWKFDRIAKVDLAILRLAIFELVYRLDIPPIVTINEAIDLAKEYSEPEARRFINGILDRFKETLQRPLRSAATK
- the ftsY gene encoding signal recognition particle-docking protein FtsY → MAMKSFLSRFNEGLKRTTPTFYKAFGKVGGVFSGKKLDDDAIDELEEALYGADFGVETATEIMDEIQAAYKKDKSLRGQDAAAIGASVLRRVLDGAEPPENFLSGAKPEVICLIGVNGSGKTTTTAKLGWRFTENGQGVVLGACDTFRAAANEQIKSWADRLNLDLITSHHGADSAAVAFDAWQAAKSRDREVLILDTAGRLHTKGNLMEELKKIRRVLQKNDETAPHHSWLVLDGSIGSNSIEQARKFHEAFGLTGLIITKLDGTSRGGALVGIYRELKLPIYFVGLGEQKEDLQPFSVDNYVNAIFGLV
- a CDS encoding SDR family oxidoreductase codes for the protein MATDYLRIAIVTGATSGIGEATAKAFVEAGYGVVGTGRTADKLTALENELGSSFVGLAGDGADPELIDGLFALAKEKFGRDADAVIVNAGRGLGGSVKDADLSEFEDMIRINVTGAIRIMQKAAQLMAERQKEHFPKKAADIVVIGSVVGRQVSPFSAVYGGSKFALHSMAEGLRREVGPLGVRVTTVAPGIVISGFQEVAGYSDDMLKNFEKKFSPMLVGKDIADAIQHVVSLPPHVHMSDIVVRPTRQDYP
- the eboE gene encoding metabolite traffic protein EboE, which codes for MDIGDDRHLGYCTNIHAAESWDETFAQLKQHVPVIKKAVSPDDRYGIGLRLSARAANELSGTAMTAFRHWLDEVDAYVFTINGFPYGDFHGARVKENVYRPDWSTTERMDYTNRLFDILAELLPDDVSEGSVSTLPGSFKEFDLQTEDLRAMRRNLTNCARHVADLAHRVGKDLHLGLEPEPLGLFETSAETVDFMLALWDSHGDWMQPYVGVNYDTCHLAVEYEQPADALNRLADANIRLSKIHLSSALRIDPRKGAWETLRAFNEDTYLHQVIIKCGDELRRLKDLPEALEIAEKSDDIGEEWRVHFHIPLSEEPAAPLKSTRDHLEGTLAWLAAHPGLCRHLEMETYTWDVLPKALHKNNVDQQIIAEYQWTLAALKRAGL
- a CDS encoding TatD family hydrolase; this translates as MRYIEPHAHMVSRVTDDYERLVLAGCRAVCEPAFWAGFDRSSPQGFYDYYLQLTEYEPRRAAKYHLPHFCWLCINPKEAEDVGFAREVMALIPEFLPKDNVLGIGEIGLNKNTRSELRILEEHIDLAAQHDQLILVHTPHLEDKLKGTRLILSALQSDSRIKPERVIIDHVEEHTVREVLDAGFWAGITLYPVSKCTPARAADILEMHGRERLWVNSACDWGPSDPLAVPKLAMELRARGFSEAELDDFLFKNPCRFLSQCDKFNVTE